The genome window AGAACCGCCGAGCGAGGCGGCTTCGACGCCGTCTTCTTCGCCGACGTGCGCGGCATCTACGACGTGTACGGCGGCGACCGCGATTCGGCGATTCGCAACGCCATCCAGACGCCGGCGAACGACCCGCAGGCGCTCGTCCCCGCGATGGCCGAGGTGACGGACCATCTCGGATTCGCCGTCACGCGCTCGACGACGTACACCCACCCGTACCAACTCGCCCGCGAACTCTCGACGCTCGACCACCTCACCGACGGCCGCATCGCGTTCAACGTCGTCACCTCCTACCTCGAAAGCGCCGCCGAGAACCTCGGCCTCGACGAGCGGATGGACCGAGGGACGCGCTACGACCGCGCCGACGAGTTCATGCAGGTGTGCTACGCGCTCTGGGAGGACAGTTGGGAGGAGGACGCCGTGATTCAGGACCGCGAGCGCGGGATGTACGCCGACCCCGAGAAGGTCCACGCCATCGACTTCGAGGGCGAGTTCTTCTCGGTGCCCGGTCCGCACAGTTGCGAACCGTCGCCGCAGCGGACGCCGGTGCTGTATCAGGCCGGGTCGTCGGACCGCGGGCGCGAGTTCGCCGCCGACAACGCCGAAGCCGTGTTCGTGAGCCAACCCACCGAGACCGGAACACGGAGCTACATCGAGGACATGCGCGAACGCGCCGCCGACCGCGGCCGCGACCCCGACTCCTTGCTCTTCTTCCCCGGAATCGTCCCCATCGTCGGCGAAACCGAGAAACTGGCCCGCGAGAAACACGAGAGCTTCAGCGAGCACGTCAGCACCGAGGGAACGCTCACGATGCTCTCGGGCTTTCTGGACATGGACCTCTCGCAGTTAGACCCCGACCAGAAGGTCGAACACATCGAGACGGACGCGATTCAGGGCGCGATGAACGCCTTCACGAAGAACGACCCCGACCGCGAGTGGACCGTCCGCGAGGTGGCGGAGTTCTCGGGACTCGGCTCGACCTCGCCCGTCGTCGTCGGCACGCCCGAACAGGTCGCCGACGACCTCCAGTACTGGTTCGAGGAGGTCGGCGTCCACGGCTTCAACGTCAAGGAGATCTCGCGTCCGGGCACGCTGAACGACTTCGTGAACCTCGTCGTGCCCGTGCTCCGCGAGCGCGGACTGCTACGCGAGGAGTACAAGGGCGGGACGCTGCGCGAGAACGTGTTGGGGGCGGGGCAGAGTCGGCTTCGAGACGACC of Haloprofundus halophilus contains these proteins:
- a CDS encoding LLM class flavin-dependent oxidoreductase → MTERMHLNLFTMNSVEHVSPGRWTYPGDQSHRYTDRDYWTEVARTAERGGFDAVFFADVRGIYDVYGGDRDSAIRNAIQTPANDPQALVPAMAEVTDHLGFAVTRSTTYTHPYQLARELSTLDHLTDGRIAFNVVTSYLESAAENLGLDERMDRGTRYDRADEFMQVCYALWEDSWEEDAVIQDRERGMYADPEKVHAIDFEGEFFSVPGPHSCEPSPQRTPVLYQAGSSDRGREFAADNAEAVFVSQPTETGTRSYIEDMRERAADRGRDPDSLLFFPGIVPIVGETEKLAREKHESFSEHVSTEGTLTMLSGFLDMDLSQLDPDQKVEHIETDAIQGAMNAFTKNDPDREWTVREVAEFSGLGSTSPVVVGTPEQVADDLQYWFEEVGVHGFNVKEISRPGTLNDFVNLVVPVLRERGLLREEYKGGTLRENVLGAGQSRLRDDHPAKQ